The proteins below come from a single Sander vitreus isolate 19-12246 chromosome 15, sanVit1, whole genome shotgun sequence genomic window:
- the raver1 gene encoding ribonucleoprotein PTB-binding 1 isoform X1 — protein sequence MAAVVSVSTAARDESTDTGLSFAPRPHHENDDLAADHENWMSGEPGRYPELERGEEDSTSERECQRRVDEDLTSLSPEEIESRLERTRREFYNRRKIIIKNLPSDVSNQEVHELLGNYDLKYCFVDKYKGTAFVTLLNGEQAQCAIKDFHQHVLRDREISVQLQPTDSLLCIANLPRAFTQQQFEELVRPFGNLERCFLVYSAVTGHSKGYGFVEYMKKDSAARAKSELLGKQLGSRMLYVHWTEVGSLTYPLLHSKCLCVDRLPPNLLTAQDLRNALTDTHAPVFCQLAQGQDGSFRRFAMLEFASAEMSEEAQRLTDGRLLGGTHIRVSFCAPGPPGRSMLAALIAAQTMAVNRGKGLLPDPTAMQILTGLNNPATLKMLLNPLSQGPKQGLLGAAPTMPLLANPALSAALLQLLLQNQAKAQQQAFLGNHLLWAQVLHNKENPLVPCAGLIGENPLASLPVQQGVHLLGDLPQGGGVPGLGLQTDPLAPLKQMPLGRALAREQESPTAACTFPQTSSPTLQGISMSLMGGVMGADGLTAQGVSILGDPPKDVNHPQSAFLGVSNVFPSGGSCRPHPYRKRPTLSNVSNQHTHQSIQPNYNLRYQDSYSPEYPPLHQDPLAHLYEQQENLDTGALAGFGQQQLSRHPDYSERFSHYSYPPSQPMSSYFSSGPEAPSNGSLPTTLLNRAVGMPPVSHTTNYPPGLGDAVKTPIGSHKRVFSRLIPSPEPSPEGSYVGQHSQGLGGHYADSYLKRKRIF from the exons ATGGCGGCCGTCGTGTCTGTTAGCACAGCTGCCAGGGATGAAAGCACAGACACAGGGCTCAGTTTCGCCCCTCGTCCACATCACGAAAATGACGACCTCGCTGCGGATCACGAAAACTGGATGTCCGGAGAACCGGGCCGGTATCCCGAACTCGAACGCGGCGAAGAGGACTCAACCTCGGAACGCGAGTGTCAGCGGAGGGTCGACGAGGACTTGACATCACTGAGCCCCGAAGAGATTGAGAGCCGCTTAGAGAGAACTCGCCGGGAGTTTTACAACCGTAGAAAAATCATCATAAAAAATCTACCCTCCGACGTTAGCAATCAG GAGGTTCATGAGCTGTTGGGCAACTATGACTTGAAGTACTGCTTTGTTGACAAATACAAGGGCACAG CATTTGTGACACTGCTGAATGGGGAACAGGCGCAGTGTGCCATCAAAGATTTCCACCAGCATGTGCTACGGGACAGGGAGATCTCGGTTCAGCTGCAGCCAACAGACTCGCTGCTGTGCATCGCCAACTTGCCCCGCGCTTTTACCCAGCAGCAGTTTGAGGAGTTGGTGCGGCCCTTTGGTAACTTGGAGCGCTGCTTTCTGGTGTACAGCGCCGTAACAGGGCATTCCAAGGGCTATGGCTTTGTGGAGTACATGAAGAAGGACTCGGCTGCCAGGGCCAAGTCGGAGCTATTGGGCAAGCAGCTGGGCTCCCGCATGCTGTATGTCCACTGGACTGAAGTGGGCTCCCTCACGTATCCACTCCTGCACTCTAAATGCCTGTGCGTGGACCGCCTGCCCCCAAACCTGCTGACAGCCCAAGACCTCCGCAATGCCCTGACTGACACCCATGCGCCAGTCTTCTGCCAG TTGGCTCAGGGACAAGATGGAAGTTTCCGGCGGTTTGCGATGTTGGAGTTTGCCTCAGCTGAGATGTCCGAGGAGGCACAGCGACTCACTGATGGCAGACTGCTGGGCGGGACACACATCAGGGTGTCCTTCTGTGCCCCTGGCCCTCCTGGAAGAAGCATGTTGGCTGCTCTGATTGCTGCCCAAACCATG GCTGTGAATAGGGGTAAAGGTCTCCTCCCTGATCCCACAGCCATGCAGATACTTACAGGCCTCAATAACCCCGCCACCCTAAAGATGCTGCTCAACCCACTGTCACAGGGACCCAAGCAAG GCCTCCTCGGGGCAGCCCCTACAATGCCCCTGCTGGCCAACCCCGCCCTCTCCGCCGCTCTGCTCCAGCTGCTCCTTCAGAACCAGGCCAAGGCGCAGCAG CAAGCCTTTCTGGGAAATCATCTTCTCTGGGCTCAGGTGCTGCACAATAAAGAAAACCCTCTAGTGCCTTGT GCAGGACTCATTGGGGAGAATCCCCTGGCTTCTTTGCCCGTCCAGCAGGGAGTCCATCTGCTCGGAGACCTGCCCCAAG GTGGTGGTGTCCCAGGTCTTGGTCTACAGACAGATCCTCTGGCCCCCCTAAAGCAAATGCCACTTGGCAGAGCCCTAGCAAGAGAGCAGGAGTCTCCCACAGCAGCGTGTACCTTCCCCCAGACTTCCTCTCCCACTCTGCAGGGCATCTCCATGTCCCTGATGGGTGGCGTGATGGGAGCAGATGGTCTCACAGCTCAAGGG GTATCCATACTAGGAGATCCTCCCAAAGATGTGAACCATCCCCAGAGTGCCTTCCTCGGTGTCAGCAATGTTTTCCCCTCAG GAGGAAGCTGCAGACCTCACCCCTATAGGAAGAGGCCTACACTAAGTAATGTGTccaaccagcacacacaccAGAGCATTCAGCCAAATTACAACCTGCGCTACCAGGATTCCTACAGCCCAGAATATCCTCCTCTACACCAG GATCCTCTGGCCCACTTGTATGAACAGCAGGAGAACCTTGATACTGGAGCCTTGGCAGGATTTGGTCAgcagcag CTCTCTCGTCACCCCGACTACAGTGAGCGGTTTTCACACTACAGTTATCCTCCCAGCCAACCCATGTCCTCATACTTCAGCTCAGGGCCTGAGGCCCCCAGTAACGGTAGCCTCCCCACCACCCTTCTCAACAGG GCTGTGGGAATGCCTCCTGTGAGCCACACCACCAACTACCCCCCAGGCCTGGGGGATGCTGTGAAG ACTCCCATTGGTAGCCACAAGCGTGTGTTCTCCCGGTTGATCCCATCTCCAGAGCCGAGCCCTGAGGGCAGCTACGTGGGCCAGCACTCCCAGGGCCTTGGTGGCCATTATGCAGATTCCTACCTTAAGCGAAAGCGTATATTCTAA
- the raver1 gene encoding ribonucleoprotein PTB-binding 1 isoform X3 — protein sequence MAAVVSVSTAARDESTDTGLSFAPRPHHENDDLAADHENWMSGEPGRYPELERGEEDSTSERECQRRVDEDLTSLSPEEIESRLERTRREFYNRRKIIIKNLPSDVSNQEVHELLGNYDLKYCFVDKYKGTAFVTLLNGEQAQCAIKDFHQHVLRDREISVQLQPTDSLLCIANLPRAFTQQQFEELVRPFGNLERCFLVYSAVTGHSKGYGFVEYMKKDSAARAKSELLGKQLGSRMLYVHWTEVGSLTYPLLHSKCLCVDRLPPNLLTAQDLRNALTDTHAPVFCQLAQGQDGSFRRFAMLEFASAEMSEEAQRLTDGRLLGGTHIRVSFCAPGPPGRSMLAALIAAQTMAVNRGKGLLPDPTAMQILTGLNNPATLKMLLNPLSQGPKQGLLGAAPTMPLLANPALSAALLQLLLQNQAKAQQAGLIGENPLASLPVQQGVHLLGDLPQGGGVPGLGLQTDPLAPLKQMPLGRALAREQESPTAACTFPQTSSPTLQGISMSLMGGVMGADGLTAQGVSILGDPPKDVNHPQSAFLGVSNVFPSGGSCRPHPYRKRPTLSNVSNQHTHQSIQPNYNLRYQDSYSPEYPPLHQDPLAHLYEQQENLDTGALAGFGQQQLSRHPDYSERFSHYSYPPSQPMSSYFSSGPEAPSNGSLPTTLLNRAVGMPPVSHTTNYPPGLGDAVKTPIGSHKRVFSRLIPSPEPSPEGSYVGQHSQGLGGHYADSYLKRKRIF from the exons ATGGCGGCCGTCGTGTCTGTTAGCACAGCTGCCAGGGATGAAAGCACAGACACAGGGCTCAGTTTCGCCCCTCGTCCACATCACGAAAATGACGACCTCGCTGCGGATCACGAAAACTGGATGTCCGGAGAACCGGGCCGGTATCCCGAACTCGAACGCGGCGAAGAGGACTCAACCTCGGAACGCGAGTGTCAGCGGAGGGTCGACGAGGACTTGACATCACTGAGCCCCGAAGAGATTGAGAGCCGCTTAGAGAGAACTCGCCGGGAGTTTTACAACCGTAGAAAAATCATCATAAAAAATCTACCCTCCGACGTTAGCAATCAG GAGGTTCATGAGCTGTTGGGCAACTATGACTTGAAGTACTGCTTTGTTGACAAATACAAGGGCACAG CATTTGTGACACTGCTGAATGGGGAACAGGCGCAGTGTGCCATCAAAGATTTCCACCAGCATGTGCTACGGGACAGGGAGATCTCGGTTCAGCTGCAGCCAACAGACTCGCTGCTGTGCATCGCCAACTTGCCCCGCGCTTTTACCCAGCAGCAGTTTGAGGAGTTGGTGCGGCCCTTTGGTAACTTGGAGCGCTGCTTTCTGGTGTACAGCGCCGTAACAGGGCATTCCAAGGGCTATGGCTTTGTGGAGTACATGAAGAAGGACTCGGCTGCCAGGGCCAAGTCGGAGCTATTGGGCAAGCAGCTGGGCTCCCGCATGCTGTATGTCCACTGGACTGAAGTGGGCTCCCTCACGTATCCACTCCTGCACTCTAAATGCCTGTGCGTGGACCGCCTGCCCCCAAACCTGCTGACAGCCCAAGACCTCCGCAATGCCCTGACTGACACCCATGCGCCAGTCTTCTGCCAG TTGGCTCAGGGACAAGATGGAAGTTTCCGGCGGTTTGCGATGTTGGAGTTTGCCTCAGCTGAGATGTCCGAGGAGGCACAGCGACTCACTGATGGCAGACTGCTGGGCGGGACACACATCAGGGTGTCCTTCTGTGCCCCTGGCCCTCCTGGAAGAAGCATGTTGGCTGCTCTGATTGCTGCCCAAACCATG GCTGTGAATAGGGGTAAAGGTCTCCTCCCTGATCCCACAGCCATGCAGATACTTACAGGCCTCAATAACCCCGCCACCCTAAAGATGCTGCTCAACCCACTGTCACAGGGACCCAAGCAAG GCCTCCTCGGGGCAGCCCCTACAATGCCCCTGCTGGCCAACCCCGCCCTCTCCGCCGCTCTGCTCCAGCTGCTCCTTCAGAACCAGGCCAAGGCGCAGCAG GCAGGACTCATTGGGGAGAATCCCCTGGCTTCTTTGCCCGTCCAGCAGGGAGTCCATCTGCTCGGAGACCTGCCCCAAG GTGGTGGTGTCCCAGGTCTTGGTCTACAGACAGATCCTCTGGCCCCCCTAAAGCAAATGCCACTTGGCAGAGCCCTAGCAAGAGAGCAGGAGTCTCCCACAGCAGCGTGTACCTTCCCCCAGACTTCCTCTCCCACTCTGCAGGGCATCTCCATGTCCCTGATGGGTGGCGTGATGGGAGCAGATGGTCTCACAGCTCAAGGG GTATCCATACTAGGAGATCCTCCCAAAGATGTGAACCATCCCCAGAGTGCCTTCCTCGGTGTCAGCAATGTTTTCCCCTCAG GAGGAAGCTGCAGACCTCACCCCTATAGGAAGAGGCCTACACTAAGTAATGTGTccaaccagcacacacaccAGAGCATTCAGCCAAATTACAACCTGCGCTACCAGGATTCCTACAGCCCAGAATATCCTCCTCTACACCAG GATCCTCTGGCCCACTTGTATGAACAGCAGGAGAACCTTGATACTGGAGCCTTGGCAGGATTTGGTCAgcagcag CTCTCTCGTCACCCCGACTACAGTGAGCGGTTTTCACACTACAGTTATCCTCCCAGCCAACCCATGTCCTCATACTTCAGCTCAGGGCCTGAGGCCCCCAGTAACGGTAGCCTCCCCACCACCCTTCTCAACAGG GCTGTGGGAATGCCTCCTGTGAGCCACACCACCAACTACCCCCCAGGCCTGGGGGATGCTGTGAAG ACTCCCATTGGTAGCCACAAGCGTGTGTTCTCCCGGTTGATCCCATCTCCAGAGCCGAGCCCTGAGGGCAGCTACGTGGGCCAGCACTCCCAGGGCCTTGGTGGCCATTATGCAGATTCCTACCTTAAGCGAAAGCGTATATTCTAA
- the raver1 gene encoding ribonucleoprotein PTB-binding 1 isoform X2, whose protein sequence is MAAVVSVSTAARDESTDTGLSFAPRPHHENDDLAADHENWMSGEPGRYPELERGEEDSTSERECQRRVDEDLTSLSPEEIESRLERTRREFYNRRKIIIKNLPSDVSNQEVHELLGNYDLKYCFVDKYKGTAFVTLLNGEQAQCAIKDFHQHVLRDREISVQLQPTDSLLCIANLPRAFTQQQFEELVRPFGNLERCFLVYSAVTGHSKGYGFVEYMKKDSAARAKSELLGKQLGSRMLYVHWTEVGSLTYPLLHSKCLCVDRLPPNLLTAQDLRNALTDTHAPVFCQLAQGQDGSFRRFAMLEFASAEMSEEAQRLTDGRLLGGTHIRVSFCAPGPPGRSMLAALIAAQTMAVNRGKGLLPDPTAMQILTGLNNPATLKMLLNPLSQGPKQGLLGAAPTMPLLANPALSAALLQLLLQNQAKAQQQAGLIGENPLASLPVQQGVHLLGDLPQGGGVPGLGLQTDPLAPLKQMPLGRALAREQESPTAACTFPQTSSPTLQGISMSLMGGVMGADGLTAQGVSILGDPPKDVNHPQSAFLGVSNVFPSGGSCRPHPYRKRPTLSNVSNQHTHQSIQPNYNLRYQDSYSPEYPPLHQDPLAHLYEQQENLDTGALAGFGQQQLSRHPDYSERFSHYSYPPSQPMSSYFSSGPEAPSNGSLPTTLLNRAVGMPPVSHTTNYPPGLGDAVKTPIGSHKRVFSRLIPSPEPSPEGSYVGQHSQGLGGHYADSYLKRKRIF, encoded by the exons ATGGCGGCCGTCGTGTCTGTTAGCACAGCTGCCAGGGATGAAAGCACAGACACAGGGCTCAGTTTCGCCCCTCGTCCACATCACGAAAATGACGACCTCGCTGCGGATCACGAAAACTGGATGTCCGGAGAACCGGGCCGGTATCCCGAACTCGAACGCGGCGAAGAGGACTCAACCTCGGAACGCGAGTGTCAGCGGAGGGTCGACGAGGACTTGACATCACTGAGCCCCGAAGAGATTGAGAGCCGCTTAGAGAGAACTCGCCGGGAGTTTTACAACCGTAGAAAAATCATCATAAAAAATCTACCCTCCGACGTTAGCAATCAG GAGGTTCATGAGCTGTTGGGCAACTATGACTTGAAGTACTGCTTTGTTGACAAATACAAGGGCACAG CATTTGTGACACTGCTGAATGGGGAACAGGCGCAGTGTGCCATCAAAGATTTCCACCAGCATGTGCTACGGGACAGGGAGATCTCGGTTCAGCTGCAGCCAACAGACTCGCTGCTGTGCATCGCCAACTTGCCCCGCGCTTTTACCCAGCAGCAGTTTGAGGAGTTGGTGCGGCCCTTTGGTAACTTGGAGCGCTGCTTTCTGGTGTACAGCGCCGTAACAGGGCATTCCAAGGGCTATGGCTTTGTGGAGTACATGAAGAAGGACTCGGCTGCCAGGGCCAAGTCGGAGCTATTGGGCAAGCAGCTGGGCTCCCGCATGCTGTATGTCCACTGGACTGAAGTGGGCTCCCTCACGTATCCACTCCTGCACTCTAAATGCCTGTGCGTGGACCGCCTGCCCCCAAACCTGCTGACAGCCCAAGACCTCCGCAATGCCCTGACTGACACCCATGCGCCAGTCTTCTGCCAG TTGGCTCAGGGACAAGATGGAAGTTTCCGGCGGTTTGCGATGTTGGAGTTTGCCTCAGCTGAGATGTCCGAGGAGGCACAGCGACTCACTGATGGCAGACTGCTGGGCGGGACACACATCAGGGTGTCCTTCTGTGCCCCTGGCCCTCCTGGAAGAAGCATGTTGGCTGCTCTGATTGCTGCCCAAACCATG GCTGTGAATAGGGGTAAAGGTCTCCTCCCTGATCCCACAGCCATGCAGATACTTACAGGCCTCAATAACCCCGCCACCCTAAAGATGCTGCTCAACCCACTGTCACAGGGACCCAAGCAAG GCCTCCTCGGGGCAGCCCCTACAATGCCCCTGCTGGCCAACCCCGCCCTCTCCGCCGCTCTGCTCCAGCTGCTCCTTCAGAACCAGGCCAAGGCGCAGCAG CAGGCAGGACTCATTGGGGAGAATCCCCTGGCTTCTTTGCCCGTCCAGCAGGGAGTCCATCTGCTCGGAGACCTGCCCCAAG GTGGTGGTGTCCCAGGTCTTGGTCTACAGACAGATCCTCTGGCCCCCCTAAAGCAAATGCCACTTGGCAGAGCCCTAGCAAGAGAGCAGGAGTCTCCCACAGCAGCGTGTACCTTCCCCCAGACTTCCTCTCCCACTCTGCAGGGCATCTCCATGTCCCTGATGGGTGGCGTGATGGGAGCAGATGGTCTCACAGCTCAAGGG GTATCCATACTAGGAGATCCTCCCAAAGATGTGAACCATCCCCAGAGTGCCTTCCTCGGTGTCAGCAATGTTTTCCCCTCAG GAGGAAGCTGCAGACCTCACCCCTATAGGAAGAGGCCTACACTAAGTAATGTGTccaaccagcacacacaccAGAGCATTCAGCCAAATTACAACCTGCGCTACCAGGATTCCTACAGCCCAGAATATCCTCCTCTACACCAG GATCCTCTGGCCCACTTGTATGAACAGCAGGAGAACCTTGATACTGGAGCCTTGGCAGGATTTGGTCAgcagcag CTCTCTCGTCACCCCGACTACAGTGAGCGGTTTTCACACTACAGTTATCCTCCCAGCCAACCCATGTCCTCATACTTCAGCTCAGGGCCTGAGGCCCCCAGTAACGGTAGCCTCCCCACCACCCTTCTCAACAGG GCTGTGGGAATGCCTCCTGTGAGCCACACCACCAACTACCCCCCAGGCCTGGGGGATGCTGTGAAG ACTCCCATTGGTAGCCACAAGCGTGTGTTCTCCCGGTTGATCCCATCTCCAGAGCCGAGCCCTGAGGGCAGCTACGTGGGCCAGCACTCCCAGGGCCTTGGTGGCCATTATGCAGATTCCTACCTTAAGCGAAAGCGTATATTCTAA